One window of the Herbiconiux sp. L3-i23 genome contains the following:
- the murJ gene encoding murein biosynthesis integral membrane protein MurJ translates to MSGIGRASAFLASGTVVSRLLGFVKIFVLAQAIGVVSVSGDAFSTATMVPNSIYAIIGGGLLSAILVPQIVRASRAEDGGAAYINKLVTAALVAFIVVTVIATACAPLLVSLFGAKSAGLATAFAYWSIPQVFFLGLYAVLGEVLNARRSFGPFTWAPVANNIVGIGATLAFIALYGSDAGGLRTAGEWTPDMAAVLAGGATLGIAAQALLLFFFWRRIGLHYRPDFRWRGVGLRSAGTAAGWTLGMLIATQVAGIIETRVANIASGDGASVFALSTAWLIFMLPHSIITVSVVTAFYTRMSEHAARDDIAALKRDAALALRSVSVLLVLASAGVVVVAMPFARVFTTSFGDVSQLAAVVMAYGVGLVPFSLLFVVQRVFYSLGDTRTPFVFTIVQVIVVIAGVLGCALLPGDRIAVGIAAVVSGATLIQLIVASVLLHRRIGWAAVGVPRALLTDLGAALPAAVAGYLLLVQLGGTTSSGFAMSSIPAAIATMIAVGAAMSVVYGLFLVVLRSPELRTVLAVLPGRRRP, encoded by the coding sequence GTGAGCGGTATCGGGAGGGCGAGCGCCTTCCTCGCCTCGGGCACCGTCGTCTCGCGGCTGCTCGGATTCGTCAAGATCTTCGTGCTCGCCCAGGCGATCGGCGTCGTGAGCGTCAGCGGCGACGCGTTCAGCACCGCGACGATGGTGCCGAACAGCATCTACGCCATCATCGGCGGCGGTCTGCTGAGCGCCATCCTGGTACCGCAGATCGTCCGAGCGAGCAGGGCGGAGGACGGCGGCGCCGCCTACATCAACAAGTTGGTCACCGCCGCTCTCGTCGCATTCATCGTGGTGACCGTCATCGCGACGGCGTGCGCTCCTCTGCTGGTGTCGCTGTTCGGGGCCAAGAGCGCGGGGCTCGCCACCGCCTTCGCCTACTGGAGCATCCCGCAGGTCTTCTTCCTCGGTCTCTACGCCGTCCTCGGCGAGGTCCTCAACGCCCGCCGCTCCTTCGGTCCGTTCACCTGGGCACCGGTCGCCAACAACATCGTCGGCATCGGCGCTACCCTCGCCTTCATCGCCCTGTACGGCTCCGACGCGGGCGGGCTCCGCACCGCCGGGGAGTGGACCCCGGACATGGCCGCCGTCCTCGCCGGAGGCGCGACCCTCGGCATCGCCGCGCAGGCCCTTCTGCTGTTCTTCTTCTGGCGCCGGATCGGGCTGCACTACCGCCCCGACTTCCGCTGGCGCGGTGTCGGCCTCCGCTCGGCTGGCACCGCCGCGGGATGGACGCTCGGGATGCTGATCGCCACCCAGGTCGCCGGAATCATTGAGACCCGGGTCGCGAACATCGCGTCCGGCGATGGAGCCAGCGTCTTCGCCCTCTCCACCGCCTGGCTCATCTTCATGCTGCCGCACTCCATCATCACCGTCTCGGTGGTGACCGCCTTCTACACGCGGATGAGCGAGCACGCGGCCCGCGACGACATCGCCGCGCTGAAGCGGGACGCCGCGCTCGCCCTTCGGTCGGTGTCGGTGCTGCTGGTTCTCGCCTCCGCCGGAGTCGTCGTCGTGGCCATGCCCTTCGCCCGCGTCTTCACCACCTCATTCGGCGATGTGTCGCAGCTGGCCGCCGTCGTCATGGCCTACGGGGTCGGTCTCGTCCCGTTCTCGCTCCTCTTCGTCGTGCAACGGGTGTTCTACTCGCTCGGCGACACCCGCACTCCCTTCGTGTTCACGATCGTGCAGGTGATCGTGGTCATCGCCGGCGTGCTCGGCTGCGCCCTCCTCCCTGGAGACCGCATCGCCGTCGGGATCGCCGCCGTCGTCTCCGGAGCGACCCTGATCCAGCTGATCGTCGCGTCCGTCCTGCTGCACCGTCGCATCGGCTGGGCGGCAGTGGGGGTGCCTCGCGCCCTGCTCACCGACCTCGGAGCGGCGCTTCCGGCCGCCGTCGCCGGATACCTCCTTCTCGTCCAGCTCGGCGGCACGACGTCGTCGGGATTCGCGATGAGCTCGATCCCCGCCGCCATCGCCACGATGATCGCAGTCGGAGCCGCGATGAGCGTCGTCTACGGGCTGTTCCTGGTGGTCCTGCGGTCACCGGAACTCCGAACCGTGCTCGCCGTGCTGCCCGGTCGTCGGCGACCCTGA
- the trxB gene encoding thioredoxin-disulfide reductase, which produces MRQMIIIGSGPAGFTAAVYAARAELEPLVIASSVEIGGELMNTTEVENFPGFPEGIMGPDLMEKMQAQAERFGAEIVYDDVTSVDLTGEVKKVTLGSGEVHEALSVIVATGSAYRKLGLEHEDRLSGYGISWCATCDGAFFRKHEIAVVGGGDSAMEEANFLTRFADKVYVIHRRDSLRASKIMQQRSFDNPKIEFLWNSEVAAIHGDTQLSGLTLRDTQDGSERELEVTGLFIAVGNDPRVHLFHQQLDLTVEGTIAVEGRSSKTNLPGVFAAGDVIDPTYRQAVTAAASGTVAALDAEHYLASLPEELLKSAVGAVDEGSAPVAGSTVDTEGELVARA; this is translated from the coding sequence ATGCGTCAGATGATCATCATCGGATCGGGCCCTGCCGGGTTCACCGCCGCTGTCTACGCGGCGCGCGCGGAGCTCGAGCCGCTCGTGATCGCCAGCTCGGTCGAGATCGGCGGTGAGCTGATGAACACCACCGAGGTCGAGAACTTCCCTGGATTCCCCGAGGGCATCATGGGGCCCGACCTGATGGAGAAGATGCAGGCCCAAGCCGAGCGCTTCGGCGCCGAGATCGTCTACGACGACGTCACCTCCGTCGACCTGACCGGCGAGGTCAAGAAGGTCACGCTCGGCTCCGGCGAGGTCCACGAGGCCCTCTCCGTCATCGTCGCGACCGGATCCGCCTACCGCAAGCTCGGCCTCGAGCACGAGGACCGCCTGAGCGGCTACGGCATCTCCTGGTGCGCCACCTGCGACGGGGCGTTCTTCCGCAAGCACGAGATCGCCGTCGTCGGCGGTGGCGACTCCGCGATGGAGGAGGCCAACTTCCTCACCCGCTTCGCCGACAAGGTCTACGTGATCCACCGTCGCGACTCGCTGCGCGCATCGAAGATCATGCAGCAGCGCTCGTTCGACAACCCGAAGATCGAGTTCCTCTGGAACAGCGAGGTCGCCGCCATCCACGGCGACACCCAGCTGAGCGGACTTACCCTCCGCGACACCCAGGACGGCAGCGAGCGCGAGCTCGAGGTCACCGGCCTGTTCATCGCAGTCGGCAACGACCCGCGGGTGCACCTGTTCCACCAGCAGCTCGACCTCACCGTCGAGGGCACCATCGCGGTCGAGGGGCGCTCGTCGAAGACGAACCTGCCCGGTGTGTTCGCCGCCGGCGACGTGATCGACCCGACCTACCGTCAGGCCGTCACCGCTGCCGCATCGGGCACCGTCGCCGCCCTCGACGCCGAGCACTACCTCGCGTCGCTGCCCGAGGAGCTCCTGAAGAGCGCGGTCGGCGCCGTCGACGAGGGATCCGCTCCCGTCGCGGGCAGCACCGTCGACACCGAGGGCGAGCTCGTCGCCCGCGCGTAA
- the trxA gene encoding thioredoxin — MSSLKEVSDQTFDQDVLNSGKTVIVDFWAEWCGPCRAVGPILEQIAVENSDKIEIVKLNVDDNPQTAAKYHITSIPAMKVYQGGEVVKSVIGAKPKPALESELAAFLA, encoded by the coding sequence ATGTCCAGCCTCAAAGAGGTTTCCGACCAGACGTTCGACCAGGACGTCCTGAACTCGGGCAAGACCGTCATCGTCGACTTCTGGGCCGAATGGTGCGGCCCCTGTCGTGCGGTGGGCCCGATCCTCGAGCAGATCGCCGTCGAGAACAGCGACAAGATCGAGATCGTCAAGCTCAACGTCGATGACAACCCTCAGACGGCGGCGAAGTACCACATCACCTCCATCCCCGCGATGAAGGTGTATCAGGGCGGCGAGGTCGTGAAGAGCGTCATCGGCGCGAAGCCCAAGCCTGCACTCGAGTCGGAACTGGCAGCATTCCTGGCCTGA